One window from the genome of Halostella litorea encodes:
- a CDS encoding GNAT family N-acetyltransferase: MPGPIVREGDRLVLRTVERDDAAFVQRGSTDPRIRFPFGAMYPGSRAEQEAGMEGWLETDGVAAYLACVDDPDAPAGRPDDEAADATTPVGMVSARGLDGDRPWLAYWLLPEHQGEGYGTEMVRLAVDDVFASHPVHGISAGVYDYNEASRGLLESLGFRQESRRRQSRYVDGAYRDELQYGLLRREWEGD, translated from the coding sequence ATGCCGGGACCCATCGTCAGGGAGGGCGACCGCCTCGTCCTGCGGACCGTCGAGCGCGACGACGCCGCGTTCGTCCAGCGCGGGAGCACGGACCCGCGGATCCGGTTCCCGTTCGGGGCGATGTACCCCGGCAGCCGCGCCGAGCAGGAGGCGGGGATGGAGGGGTGGCTGGAGACCGACGGCGTCGCCGCGTACCTCGCCTGCGTCGACGACCCGGACGCGCCGGCCGGGCGGCCGGACGACGAGGCGGCCGACGCGACGACGCCGGTCGGGATGGTCAGCGCGCGCGGCCTCGACGGCGACCGCCCGTGGCTGGCGTACTGGCTGCTCCCCGAACACCAGGGCGAGGGGTACGGCACCGAGATGGTGCGCCTCGCGGTCGACGACGTCTTCGCCTCGCACCCGGTCCATGGGATCAGCGCGGGCGTGTACGACTACAACGAGGCCTCCCGCGGGCTGCTCGAATCGCTCGGGTTCCGACAGGAGTCACGGCGGCGGCAGTCCCGCTACGTCGACGGCGCGTACCGCGACGAACTCCAGTACGGCCTGCTGCGCCGGGAGTGGGAGGGCGACTGA
- a CDS encoding GNAT family N-acetyltransferase, with amino-acid sequence MPGAAFRRGDRVTLRTVEREDAEFVQRGHNHPEVGVSLGLDRPENESEAEANIESGEDDPLNVSLLACLDDGDGPTPIGKVTLMNLHHTRPEISYWLLPEYHGEGYGTEAVGVLVDYAFESQEIRGLQAQAFAPNEGSVGVLENLGFTHEGTLRDARFRDGEYVDVVWYGLLREEWEDR; translated from the coding sequence ATGCCCGGAGCAGCCTTCCGCCGCGGCGACCGTGTCACCCTCCGCACGGTCGAGCGAGAGGACGCCGAGTTCGTCCAGCGCGGCCACAACCACCCGGAAGTCGGCGTATCGCTGGGGCTCGACCGCCCCGAGAACGAGAGCGAGGCCGAGGCCAACATCGAGAGCGGCGAGGACGACCCGCTGAACGTGAGCCTGCTCGCCTGCCTCGACGACGGCGACGGGCCGACCCCCATCGGCAAGGTGACGCTGATGAACCTCCACCACACCCGGCCCGAGATATCGTACTGGCTCCTCCCCGAGTACCACGGCGAGGGGTACGGCACGGAGGCCGTCGGCGTCCTCGTCGACTACGCGTTCGAGTCCCAAGAGATCCGCGGCCTGCAGGCGCAGGCGTTCGCGCCGAACGAGGGGTCGGTCGGCGTGCTGGAGAACCTCGGGTTCACCCACGAGGGGACGCTGCGCGACGCCCGGTTCCGCGACGGCGAGTACGTCGACGTCGTGTGGTACGGACTGCTCCGCGAGGAGTGGGAGGACCGCTGA
- a CDS encoding GNAT family N-acetyltransferase → MPGPIVETGDDVVLRTVEREDDAFVQRLYADRWARVGFHEHGHKNGAEVEEILEEEFEERDAAAYLACVDEPDAPWDHPDEDETTPVGLVVATHVDRDRPGFVHWVAPEFRGEGYGVEALELAVDTVFRTYDANTVGTEVVAGNERARDRVEEIGFVEEGRNREVLFVDGEYRDVSQYGLLHEEWEDR, encoded by the coding sequence ATGCCGGGACCCATCGTCGAGACCGGCGACGACGTCGTCCTCCGCACGGTCGAGCGCGAGGACGACGCGTTCGTCCAGCGCCTCTACGCGGACCGGTGGGCGCGGGTCGGCTTCCACGAGCACGGCCACAAGAACGGCGCCGAGGTCGAGGAGATACTCGAGGAGGAGTTCGAGGAGCGCGACGCGGCGGCGTACCTCGCCTGCGTCGACGAACCGGACGCGCCCTGGGACCACCCCGACGAGGACGAGACGACGCCCGTCGGACTGGTCGTCGCGACCCACGTCGACCGGGACCGCCCGGGCTTCGTCCACTGGGTCGCCCCGGAGTTCCGCGGCGAGGGGTACGGCGTCGAGGCGCTCGAACTCGCGGTCGACACGGTGTTCCGGACGTACGACGCCAACACCGTCGGGACGGAGGTCGTCGCCGGCAACGAGCGGGCGCGCGACCGCGTCGAGGAGATCGGCTTCGTCGAGGAGGGCCGCAACCGCGAGGTGCTGTTCGTCGACGGCGAGTACCGCGACGTGTCCCAGTACGGACTGCTTCACGAGGAGTGGGAGGACCGCTGA